GCTGAGCGTCCGCCTCGCTCTGCTCCAGACGCTTCTGAAGCCGCGCGACTTCGAGCGTCTTCTCGCCCAGCAAGCGCTGAAGCTCGCGGATCTCCTCCTGGAGTCCATGGGTATCGAGGAGCGATGACTTCGCGGATGCGCCGGCCTTGGCACGTGCGCCGGTGGGAAAAAGCAGGTCGTAGAGAAAAGGATTGTAATATTTTATAATATTGAGTGCGAACTCATGTGGATCGACCTTGAGCGCCTTACTCCAGACTAAATACTTTTCCGGGGGAATGCGTCCCTTGCCGATTTCCACCTGAGAAATAAATGTATAAAAGTCGATGTCGATGAGCTTAGCCAAGTCGCGCTGCGACAAGCCTGCATCCTCACGCAGGCGCCGCAACCACACTCCTCCTTGTTGGCGCGCCTTCTTGGTCTTCTCATCAAGCTGAATTCTACCCACCATAATGGCCGCTACATCCTAATTGGTTTTGTGGTGCCTGATTCGCTGGAAATTCAGAAATCCACATATCCCTCGATTCACTGTGTCGTGCCCGCGCGCATTAGTCCATAGTCCAACCGACGCAAGCTCGACAGAGATTATTGCGTTTTCACACCTGGAAATCCGGAAGCGGCCCAATTGCCAGGCGAGCGCCACGCGTTCCGCTCGAAATCGACAAGCCTCGCGCCAACCGCTGACATCACAGCACCTCATGGGGAGGTGTAGCGGCAACAGCCATCCTGATCGACCGTCAGATTATCACGTTATTGTAGGCCACCGGGCTTTGGTAAGCGAGGGCTGGAGACAGTCCGGCATCAACCGGACCACGCCCCAGGAGGGGTTTCCTGCAATGCAGAGAGCCCACCGCGGATGAGTTGAGCCGCCGCCTCGCCCGCATCCTCCATATAGGATGGATCGCGGTGGAGAAGGACCACGGAAAAGGCCCCGTCGAGCAGCAGGATGATCTGGCGCGCGAGCGGCCTTGCCTGTTCCCCGATGCCTTCGGCGACGAGCGTCGCGCAGAACCAGTCTTCCACTCGTTTTTTGTGAGCCCGGCCAATCGCCAGAGCGGGGTGCCCGGGCAGATTGACGAGTTCGACGGACGTACGCAGGAAACCGCATCCCTTCCACTTGGGGTGTCGCGCAGAACGGGCGAGATTGCGGAATATTCCCTCGACCTTCTGGGCAACATCGCCGTCGGCTTCTGCGAACCAGCGCTTGAAGATGACGAGGTTGGGCTGATCGCGGATTTCCAGATAGGCCGCGATCAGGTCGTCCTTGCTGCGAAAATGATAATAGAGGGTGCGCTTGGTCACCGCGGCCTTTTCCGCGACCGCGTCGACGCTCACAGCACGAACGCCCTCGGCGTGGAACAGCTTTGCGGCCGCATCAATGATGCGCTCTCGCGTGGGTCGGTTTTCTCGGGTCATGCCAATGTATACCGACCAGTGAATATACACACCACCCGCGATTTCTTATTGTCTCCCCATGGATGAAGCCGCCGCCCCCGAAACGACATCAGTAAGCACTGCACTTCCGCTTGCTGGTGCAAAGGCCGTCACCATCCCCTGCCGCGACGGCCTGAGGCTCGGCGGTCACTTCTGGTCGGCGTCGACCACACCCTTGGCCAGCGTCGTCATCAATCCGGCAACGGGAGTTCAGGCGCGCTATTACCACCGCTATGCGTCGTTCCTGGCGAACCGGGGCTTCGACGTCCTCACCTTTGATTATCGCGGGATCGGCGCATCGCGTCCGGACAGGCTGCGCGGCAGCGGTTATCGTTGGCGAGACTGGGGCGAAAAGGACTGCGATGCGGCCTTGCGCTTCATGCATGAGCGCGCGCGCGGCGCGCCCTTGCGCGTTGTGGGCCACAGCATCGGCGGCTTCCTGCCGGGGCTGGCGGAAAGCGCCTCACTGATAGACAGGCTGCTGACCGTTGGCGCCCAATATGCCTGGTGGGGAGATTATGCCGCGCGCCGACGGCTCGGCCTTTTCCTCAAGTGGCATGTCGCCATGCCTGCCGTCACGGCTTTCCAAGGCTATTTCCCAGGCCGCAGGCTCGGTTGGCTGGAGGATCTGCCCGCAGGCGTGGCCAACGAATGGAGCTTTCGCGGGCCCCGCTTCGAACGCAGCCATCCCCGCAGCGACAGGAAAGCGGTGCTCGCCCGGATGGCCGCCGTGAAAGCGCCGATCCTCGCCGTGTCGGTCTCAGATGACGAACTCGGCACCCTGGCCGCGGTTCGGCGCACGCTTGGCTACTACACCGGAGCGCCGCGGACGCTGGTGTCACTGACACCCGACGACTTCGGGCGAGAGACCATTGGTCACTTCAGGCTGTTCCATGACAGCCACGCTGGCGATTTCTGGATCGATACGATGCTCTGGCTCAGGGATGGCGTGAATCCGTGGCCGCGGAAGGTGGTTGGCCTCTAGCGACCTCACCCTGGCTGATCCTGGAGGTTGGCCGAGATCATTTCCGATCCGAAGTTCAAAACAGGCTGGGCTGACGCACGGCCTTGCGCTTTCTCCCCAGATCTTCTCCGCTCGCCGTCAGCTCCACGGCGTTGCGAGGCACTTTTATCGCCCGAGTGCCCAGTCACTCGCCTCAGCGCTGCTTTCGGCCGCGCCGGGAGCCCGTTCGCAAAGAGCTCCCCGGCACCCATCGCCGAACATGTCGGGATGCGGGCTGCTCGCCGCAGGACCCGGCCGACACATCGCCTTCCGGAACGCGATGGGCGATGCGGCAGGTCAACCCGCGCGTCTCGCCCGAGCCAGGACCAGCGATGACGATCAGGGGCCTGATTGTCTGGGCGGCGCGCCTCTGGTCGGAGTCGAGGCCGGCCAGAACGCCCGTCTCGCCGGAGGAGACAGCACCGGAAGCCGCCCCGTAGGCCGGCATTGGCGGTGCTGAGATCCTGGCTGCGGCTATTCAGAAGCCTGAGCTTTCCTTGGCCGGGCTCGGCGCTGAGCCGGGACATCGTCGAGGAGAAAGCGGCTACCCACGTTTGTGCCGATCTCACCTTCGTCGAAAAGCTTGATGACGCCATACTCGCCGTCATAGCCGGCAGTGCGGGTGACCTTGCCGGCGCGCAATCGGGTCACCGCCTCGCCCAGAACCGGGTGGACCTTTGCGACGTCCTCGACCGGAAGGTCATCGAGCACGGACAGCTCCGCACCGAGCGCTGCGATGATCCTGTCATAGGCGCCCACCACCTTCTTTGACGCGACGCCGCTGCCGACGATTTCCGACAGGATTTCCGGCAGCGGCACGAGGCTCGACGCCTTGCCAGCCGTCTCGGGAACGACCTCGCCTTCCTCGCGGTCAGCGAGCGCCTCGACGCGATGGGCCACGCCGACTGTGACGGATCGGCCGCAGACGGGGCAACGACCGCCGAGCTTGATCGTCTCCTTGGGATCGAGCCGCACGCCGCAAGCGCGGTGGCCGTCCATGTGATATTTGCCTTCCTCCGGAAAGAACTCGACCGTACCGACATAGCCCTCGCCGGATTCCAGCGCGCGGCGTATGGCAAAATAGTCCGGCGCGCAGGAAAAACGCGTCG
This portion of the Chelatococcus sp. YT9 genome encodes:
- a CDS encoding alpha/beta fold hydrolase, coding for MDEAAAPETTSVSTALPLAGAKAVTIPCRDGLRLGGHFWSASTTPLASVVINPATGVQARYYHRYASFLANRGFDVLTFDYRGIGASRPDRLRGSGYRWRDWGEKDCDAALRFMHERARGAPLRVVGHSIGGFLPGLAESASLIDRLLTVGAQYAWWGDYAARRRLGLFLKWHVAMPAVTAFQGYFPGRRLGWLEDLPAGVANEWSFRGPRFERSHPRSDRKAVLARMAAVKAPILAVSVSDDELGTLAAVRRTLGYYTGAPRTLVSLTPDDFGRETIGHFRLFHDSHAGDFWIDTMLWLRDGVNPWPRKVVGL
- a CDS encoding helix-turn-helix transcriptional regulator; this translates as MVGRIQLDEKTKKARQQGGVWLRRLREDAGLSQRDLAKLIDIDFYTFISQVEIGKGRIPPEKYLVWSKALKVDPHEFALNIIKYYNPFLYDLLFPTGARAKAGASAKSSLLDTHGLQEEIRELQRLLGEKTLEVARLQKRLEQSEADAQPPAEELPPQPGKGSRARGRKKV
- a CDS encoding TetR/AcrR family transcriptional regulator, with translation MTRENRPTRERIIDAAAKLFHAEGVRAVSVDAVAEKAAVTKRTLYYHFRSKDDLIAAYLEIRDQPNLVIFKRWFAEADGDVAQKVEGIFRNLARSARHPKWKGCGFLRTSVELVNLPGHPALAIGRAHKKRVEDWFCATLVAEGIGEQARPLARQIILLLDGAFSVVLLHRDPSYMEDAGEAAAQLIRGGLSALQETPPGAWSG